From a single Ornithodoros turicata isolate Travis chromosome 8, ASM3712646v1, whole genome shotgun sequence genomic region:
- the LOC135366987 gene encoding juvenile hormone acid O-methyltransferase-like isoform X1, which yields MFFEIKTSGALPRAVAHWLNQLTSFVPRPTLNPSWAKSHSVVTQRFYKTAAMLSRRVCSRLLLSTGKAKRMTQDRFVVTSRTVPSVPMNAPTLYATGNSFQRKDNMMALEMLNMAFKDSDETQQFLDIGCAGGDFTHDVLLQKCGPCRRLVGTDISEAMVEYARSNHANPKLFYEVLDIAGDMSPFIDEYGHFDRVYSFYCLHWVKDQKRALANIASLMTPNGECLLVFCGKTVFYEVWRQFVQHDRWRRYKNAFEKFIPPSQYENDLRSYIEKLLAMARLQPHTCEVLHNSWVFPTEQRLRDTLLPVLPTLGDMEQGEKNAIFEDLYTRVLAMCSSHPDGISMDSFLYVVHASKLVR from the exons ATGTTTTTCGAGATAAAGACGTCAGGGGCGCTGCCACGTGCCGTTGCCCATTGGTTGAATCAGCTAACTTCCTTTGTGCCCCGTCCCACATTAAACCCGAGCTGGGCGAAGAGTCATTCTGTAGTGACGCAACGCTTTTACAAGACGGCAGCCATGCTTTCCCGCCGAGTGTGTTCGCGTCTCTTGTTATCCACTGGGAAGGCTAAGCGCATGACACAAGATCGTTTCGTCGTGACTTCGAGAACCGTACCTTCCGTTCCCATGAACGCACCTACTCTGTATGCAACCGGGAATTCGTTCCAGAGGAAAGACAACATGATGGCTCTAGAGATGCTGAACATGGCCTTCAAAGATTCCGACGAAACGCAACAGTTCTTGGATATCGGCTGTGCAGGAGGTGACTTCACGCACGACGTGCTACTCCAGAAGTGTGGTCCGTGCAGACGTCTTGTAGGAACCGACATCTCGGAAGCTATGGTTGAATACGCCAGGAGCAATCACGCGAACCCGAAACTTTTCTACGAAGTCCTGGACATAGCGGGAGATATGTCGCCGTTCATTGATGAGTACGGCCATTTTGATCGGGTGTATTCTTTTTACTGCCTGCACTGGGTGAAGGACCAGAAGAGAGCGTTGGCGAATATAGCGAGCTTGATGACGCCAAACGGAGAGTGCCTGTTGGTGTTTTGTGGCAAAACAGTCTTCTACGAGGTTTGGAGGCAGTTTGTTCAACACGATCGGTGGAGACGTTACAAGAAC gcattTGAGAAGTTCATTCCACCAAGCCAGTACGAAAATGATCTACGATCCTACATAGAAAAGCTTCTGGCGATGGCGCGACTGCAACCACACACGTGTGAGGTACTCCACAACTCCTGGGTTTTCCCCACAGAGCAAAGACTTCGGG ATACCCTGCTGCCAGTGTTGCCCACCCTTGGAGACATGGAGCAAGGGGAGAAGAATGCTATCTTTGAGGACCTCTACACTAGAGTGCTCGCTATGTGTTCGTCTCACCCCGACGGAATAAGCATGGATTCCTTTTTATATGTAGTACACGCATCGAAACTTGTGCGGTGA
- the LOC135366987 gene encoding thialysine N-epsilon-acetyltransferase-like isoform X2, whose translation MSGRNTTMLSIRKATLKDCDSIAKFMKTIPEYAVIDKQTLISRLKENISEGHIFSCLVAEEEGYLPWMCPLVWCHMKSAPGRMAGYAMYCHVFSTKEGNQLQLDSIYVAPEYRKQGVDSALMQQVFHEGKTLGCRRIRCNVLQQNQDLISLLQKHQFLEQDTQQGFDIYHCNQETMRRIVYGSW comes from the exons ATGAGCGGTCGCAACACCACAATGCTGTCCATTCGGAAAGCCACGCTGAAGGACTGCGATAGCATCGCGAAGTTCATG AAAACCATACCCGAATACGCTGTAATTGACAAGCAAACGCTAATTTCAC GGCTAAAAGAGAACATTTCCGAAGGACACATATTTTCCTGCCTCGTTGCTGAGGAGGAAG GCTACCTCCCGTGGATGTGTCCCCTGGTATGGTGCCACATGAAGAGTGCGCCAGGCAGGATGGCGGGCTACGCCATGTATTGCCATGTTTTCTCCaccaaagaaggaaaccagttACAGTTGGATAGCATTTATGTGGCTCCCGAATATCGGAAGCAAGGTGTCGACTCTGCGCTCATGCAACAGGTCTTCCAT GAAGGCAAGACATTGGGCTGCAGGCGCATACGATGCAACGTTTTGCAGCAGAACCAAGACCTGATAAGTTTGCTCCAGAAGCACCAGTTCCTCGAACAGGACACCCAACAAGGATTTGATATTTACCACTGCAACCAGGAGACTATGCGCCGTATCGTGTATGGCTCCTGGTGA